The genomic DNA gtgtgtgtgtgtatatcttTACTAGGTATATTTTACAGCTTTTGAGCTTTAAAAGATGTGATATGAATGAGACAAATCTAATactttttttggggggtaaatttgatttgaattgcCAAAGTCATGGTTCCTATACAATGCTTGATGTTTGCATGTGATGGGAAACTCAActagtttgaatttttttgttatctttaCTTTTTATCCAGAAGATGGGAAGAGAATTCTGGCCTCAGTGTTTTTGTGCTGACTTGAATACTTGACTTCTAATTTTTGGCATGTTTTATGTATGAGCAATTGGAATATATGCACATTTCTGACTGTTGGAACTAGTCTATAGACTTTAAATAAATTCCATGGACAGACTGGTTCTTGTTTCTCTCCATACATCAAAATAGGTAACTTTGCACAAAATAAATTAGGCAAAATTGGGTCATTTTTTTCATGGAAACCAAGGATTTTACAGAAATGtttcttgaaattgaaaaaaaagaagtcaaTTGTGCTGTGAAAGATTGGACTTTGGACAGATGAGATGGTTTCAAGAAAGTTTAGGTAAATGCGGGGACTGTTCCAAACTTTCAATAAGCATATTTATGATCATGGCTACCAAGTTGCAACATGAAGCTCAAAATATAATCTCTTGAGGTAGTTTGTTTTTAACTTTAGACATGCTATATTCGAAACTAAAAGGTGAATATTCCCCAACTGAgccaaaaagaatgaaaaagtcAATGTAGATTTTATGGTTTTGAGAAAGTTTAAGTAACTTTACCCCTCACTCCCTGCGACTAGGGGAGATCTTAGAGAGGGTGGCTAAATTACTAGAATTGTAAGGCATCACCTGCTGAAGCAGGAGATGAGGCTCGTATGTAGCATGGGTAGTTCAAGTTGGTGTCACATTCATGTCAATATGCATTGGGTGTGTTGGGATGTGTACTAGACACATCATCTGCAATGCTACACACATCAAGAGGAAGTTTGATCTACTTCAAATTTGGAATACTTGGGGAATTTTTATGCTCTGTAGACAGTGGTTTTGTTTCCTTGATTTGGAACCATCTATTTTGGTAGATGACTGTTGAATCTTGGATTTAAATGTTTTACATCTGTGACGTAGTATTGCACAAGTGATAAAATGATGTTACTTTTGTATGTTAAAGGATGTTTGTAACGATGGAGTTATTGCTatttttttcaaagtttttAGTGGCTTGTTGATGTTATTTATAGACATTGCTACTAAATacatataaagatgcaaattttGTGGTCTATACTTTGTGTCCTTATGTATCCTTGTTTGTTTTTTCAAACCATTATATCATGTGCCCATGTCCCTATCCTTACCATACCTGCTACACTCTCTATCCACAAGAGGCTTGGAGCACTGAAATTATAGCTTGTATGAGAATTAGGATGAAGTTCCTTTCTTTGGGACATTTTCAGCCATGATAGAGATGGGCAAGGAGTAGAACTACATTGGGGCAAGTGGGGGCACTTATGTCAACCCAACTtcttattcattcatttttaggatggatgtgcggacatacaagaccAGTCTTGGCCAGCTATAAGACCAGCTataagacagctataagaccagtcttgctgtatggttcagaatgttgggcagtcaaataccagtatgagcaaaagacgagtgtagcggagatgaggatgttaagatggatgtgcggacatacaagaaatgataaaattagaaatgaagttattcgcaataaggtaggagtagtgccaatcgaggagaagatgagagagactagactaagatggtttggtcatgtgagaaggagagtaagagacgctcctgtgaggagagttgatgaaatggaacaattagtcacaaaaagaggtagaggtagacccaagaagactttgagagaaacattaaaatttgatatgaaatatatggatctaaatgaggatatgacaaaagacagaaatacatggaagtctagaattcatgtagccgaccccacatagtgggataaaggctggatatgttgttgttgttgtatatatatatatattttgaatgatAATGGGCAAAATTTAGGCATTTGCCCCCACtggatttattttgttgtaCTTATCTTTATAAGCATTTGATTTTTTAACTCATTTGCTCCTATTCTATTTGTAAATATGTGTAAAATTACATGTAATCTTGTTTATTTGGCAATGACTTCTTTACTTTTTTACATTTGAGTGCATGAggttatatgtataaatattgtgagtcttggtggtggaccagagtttttcattttctgtgAGAGAGAATTGCAGCTTGAGGAACCCTTTGATATTAGCCATTGGAGACATGATCAGCAGGTGGTATAATATTTTTGAAGCTAGATTTTTTGTGCTGAGCTTGACAGGACCTGTGTTAGGCTTGATTTCAGTCATAAATTCAAGCCTGACCTTAATTTTGAATTGAGCTTTTGCTAAATGTAGTTTGGCCTGGAGTAGGTCTGAACTGATAGTATAACATCTTGGAGTTGCTTAGTTCAAATCATCTGTTATACAAAGAATACTActgctattttcaaaaattgaagtaATTGTTTGAAATTAGCTAGCCTAGACTCGGTACAAATTTATGGCATAAACTGGCTGATTACCCCAATATTCTTTCTGGCTGAGCTCAGACAACCTTAAGCTTGACTCACCCTGATCTGGTTGACAGCCCTAATTATTGCTGAAGCCTCAAGGTGCACCAGTTCCCTGCTTTTTGGTTTAGGCAGACATGCATCCAGGGAATAATCCAGGGCCTGGGTGCTGGAATGGCTGGTGTATGGTAGCCTATGGAGGTGAAGAGTCCCTTTATATTGTCCCCAATTCCGAAAACCTAGGTTGTTTGCAAGTGTCTTAACATCAATAAACCACATGTTTCATTAATGCTGATGTGGAGGTGTGCCACGAGGCAAGAAGGTATCATGTATGCCCAGAAGAATAGAAGTAACTTGAGTACAGATTTATGatttaactataattttttctGATTGGTCTCAATGAACATCTTGCATGCTACAGATTGTGTTGCCTGCTAGTCAGTACTACCTTACTGTTTAATTTGAATCTTAGAACTAGATGTTTATGAGAACATCCCGCATGACTTAATGTTGTTTCCCTATTTATATACTTCACTTCTCCTCCCTCCCTTTTGTTGGGGGAAGAAGGGGGTGGGGGATTAGAACTTATATTTCTCATATGTTCTAAAGGTGCCTTTTCTCTTTCAtgttcatttctcttcaatttttctttgcttAATCTCTTCAATATGTTTCATGCTAATGCAGGTCATGTAATACTTTACGTGGAACTGGAAGCCCCTTTGTACTTCAGTTGGTTCCGGCGGTTGGTATCATTGCTTTCTCTGCATGGGGTCTTGGCCCGCTTATGCGTCTGAGCAGGATTCTTTTCCTTAATGTAAGTTGCTTGTTCtttattaacttaattgctaGCAATGTGTTTATTCACAGCACTTGTGCATCCCCTAGTATGATGATGCTTCATTTGTTGAAATTTCCTGCAGAAGAGTGATAGTAGCTGGGAGAAGAGTAGCACACACTATGTGATGGCATCATATATTCAACCTCTGCTGCTATGGGCTGGAGCAATACTTGTCTGCAGGTTTCAgttctttgattatttcttcATTGCAAGAAGTTAGTGTTCTACTTCACATTTATGGCTGGTGTCTTACATAGAAAGATTTTCCATTTATCAGAGTGTTGGATCCAATAATTTTACCTACAGAAGCAAGCCAAGCTGTCAAGCAACGACTTCTGAATTTTATTCGCTCATTATCTACCGTGCTGGCCTTTGCATATTGTTTATCAAGGTAGTGTAATTGCTGCGCTATTGTATATTTTTGAACTGTTGAACGTAGGCataaacaatttaattatgctATTGATGAAGCATTGATTGGTTCAATGATGTATGGATTGTTGATGTCTTTctcaaaaataaacaaattgaaGCATGATAAATTCAGCAATCAAACTACTCTGGTTATTGTTACATCTTGAACTGCATAACCATTTATTctgtttttcaagattttgtttttcatttggCTACTGCCCAGTAATTACTTTATTTCTTCCTCTATTTCCCtttgttgtattatttatttattcttactaCAGTTAATTACTTTgagattttgttaatttttgtgTTGGATTTCTTGTGCATTTTGCCTATGACGTTGAAGTACATTCCCATTTTGTTTTGGCAGCTTGATTCAAGAAGCACAAAAATTCTTAATGGAGACAAATGAGTCTAACGATGCAAGAAATGTATGTTTCTATTTCTTTATATTCAATTGCTTATCATGGCTGCTTGCCAAATGATGCATAAAGGTCTCAAAATCAGTGTTAGAACTAAATAGTAACTTTTTATTGACACACAGGTTTCTTGGTCTTTTCTAAATAAAGAAACACGATGGATATTGATATCAGATAAAGAGGGTCAGAGGACTTGTACTTCATCCAATTACAAATGGAAACCTTTGCTAAATTTTGTCAACTGTTAATAATTTAGAACACAAATAGTCAGTGATAAAGTGATGGTGCCTTGTATATTTGCATTAATTATGAGACCCTGTGTATGGTCTACAATGTGATTTATGACTTTATTTGACAATATCCAAAAGTAAAAGGTGTTATCACGTGGCTATTTCTATTAATTACAAGAACTTGCTGAAGAGAATAAAAGTTCATTCTTGTCTTCATTCATTTGACTAACTGCAAATAATTAacctttccatttctttttttttttttttttcacttaaacTTTCCACTTTGGTTGGAtgaaaaaatgataattaatgTGATTTTGTTGTTGTTCTTATTGTGTTGTATCTACTTTTAGGGAGTGAAAAATAGAAGAGTGAAGagccccaacccccccccccccccccaaaaaaaaaaaaaaagaagataaaaataaaaaataaaaatacatgcACCTTCTTATCATTTATGTTCTTGTTTCACATGAATGTTCTGAAGATTTGCAAGTTTATATAATACCATTGGTTAGATCGTCTTGTCCTACTGATGAGAgtataaatattaatacaaaagaaaaaattaaccCTTTCtctaatttaaacttttaaataagTTGGTTCAACCCACTAGTTGTTGTATGTTTAAATCTCAGTTCAGTATTTAAGTAGTTGCATGTGTTTAGCCAATTATTGAAGAAAATCTGGCCACACGTGAGGGATATATCGAGAGTAAATATTAATACAACAGATACAGTTATGCCTATCTCTTACAGTTTAAGATTTTAGATGAGCTGTGGTCAATCATTTAACACCTCAGAATGTTTGGTGAATAAGGATTACTGTATGTTCTTTGTAAAGATTCTTTGATGTCAACGGGAATAGATTATGCAGCTGGAGTTTCACTCTGTTTTAATCATATCATGTTTCCCTTTGTTggtccaaaaataaaaaaagtccTCTTTACCTGTTGATGACTTCAACATCTCATGGTAAGTTCGtaactatttttctttcttgacCAGCTCATTTCTTTATGCTTTCTTCTGAATTCTTGAGGATATCTCTTATTGATGCCTATCAGAAAGCCTTTTGAGGAAAGATAGCTGCATAATTTcattcccctctctctctctctctcacacacacacacacacacgatttcttgtttaatattttacaaCCACTCTTGACATTTTTGTGAGGGAGCTTTGAATTGATTACCTGgttatatttttggattgcTGTCAGAATAACACCAACACTATGTTTAACTAGAACTTTTACTTGTGCAGGTGGGCTTCCAGTTTGCTGGGAAAGCTGTTTATACTGCTGTATGGGTTGCTTCTGTTTCATTATTCATGGAATTGCTTGGTTTCTCTACACAGAAGTGGCTCACAGCTGGGGGTCTTGGCACTGTATTGCTTACCCTTGCTGGTCGTGAGGTATAAGCCATTTCCTTCTCCATATCCAATGAAAGCACTGCCGCTAGTCTATTTTATAATGCTTTCTGCATTATTTGTCAAACTACCCTACTGATCATAGAAAAATTTCACTCTTTAACCGCTTTTTAATCATATCTACTGGAACCTACTTCacattttctttgtttattcaGATATTTACAAATTTCCTCTCAAGTGTTATGATCCATGCGACTCGACCTTTTATTGTGAATGAATGGattcaaacaaaaattgaaggCTATGAAGTTTCTGGTACAGTGGAGGTTTGTAACTTTTTCCATTCACTTAGACTTCAGAAAAGGGGGATCTACAAAAGAAACTGCAACAATATAATCTGCAAATGCATGCATATCATTCTTCAGCTGCAGCTGTTGTATGCCTACAACAACCTGACTTTCATAAGTGTTGGTAGATTAGAAGTGATGTAGGACAGATCTGGTATTATGAGAATATCTAATGATTGGAGGCTTATTTAGTGTTAGAAGGCCTGGGAAAATTGTTGAAAAGGCTAAGGTTTAGATATGTAGTGGATTGGTGggcaatttagaggtaaaatcaggctgaaaatgatgaattttttgggGCTGAAAACATGTATGGAAGCACTGAAGCAgggttacaaaaataataatctgaAACTGATGATTAAGgagaagagggagaaatagCTTCTAGGCATCACCCCTAGGTTCTGTAGGTATCATACCTAGGGTTAGAATTGCATCACACAATCCAAAGAAAGCATAAAATGCATAGAGTAGATAATTGTACTATTCACTTTAAAAAAGAGAGATTACAATTGTATTTATAGAGCTCTAGTAATGCTATTCCTGCTAGGATTAGGAAAATCCTTTTCCTACTAGGAGAACTGAACAAAAACTGAAACTACTAATAATAAGACTAGGAAAGGACCATAAATAAAACCTAAGCACATAATTTGAGTTACCAAAAGACCCTAGGAAACATtatttaaaatgacaaaaataccctaaaTGCATAAAACATCAAAACAAAAGTCTAACAAAGCTCCCAGAAAGGTCATTCTTTATACAAAACATCCCAAATCAATGCTTGGGTCTTAGAACCAGTTTTAGACACCTGTAATATGTCTTTAGACCCTATCACAGTTCCAGTTCTGATTTTTTGTACTTCACATTGTTCCAGCATGTGGGGTGGTGGTCACCAACAATCATAAGAGGTGATGATCGTGAAGCAATTCACATTCCAAATCACAAATTCACTGTAACTGTGGTGAGGAATCTTAGCCAGAAGACTCATTGGCGCATCAAGACCTACCTTGCCCTCAGTCACCTGGATGTCAATAAAATCAATGTGAGGAATGATCTCAATTCATTTATTTGCCAGTTGCGCCTTTgcttttttgaaattttatgtaAGTGTTGGTTTTCCTTCTGTTGGCAGAATATTGTAGCTGATATGCGAAAGGTTTTGGCCAAGAATCCTCAAGTTGAGCAGCAAAGGTTGCATAGGAGAGTATTCTTGGAGAACATCAACCCAGAGAATCAAGCTCTCATGGTTAGTATCTCCTATCCCCTctgattgattaattataaaTGAGGGCACAGGTTGATGAACAAGATGGCTTTCTGGGAAGTTCTTTTGGTTGTCTTCATTTGTTTGAGTTATTGGTGTAATATGGAGTGCTTTGGCTGAATTACTTTCAGCAGATACTATAAATTTGCTTTCAGTGGATATCATGTCTGTCAAAAAGTGGCAAGAAAGGATATTCGATCTTGTTCCCCTTTAAGGGTTtgattgaatatatatacaagatgTTCTACCACAATATGTAgcttccaaatctagattaggcagtttcctaatctagatttggaaatatatacaatttaggatacagCCAAAACATATAATCAAGACAATCTTCTAGAAGATGTAGCACATAGATATAGAAAACAAGACCAGCATATGAAGTCCAAAAATATGGACAAGGTATCTTGGGTAGTTTCTAACAATGTCACTGGCTGATGTCTGCATAGACGTTTTACTTAACGATGGATTTGGATGGTTTGTGCATTTATCTAGTATTTTTCCCTAAAAGACTTGCATAAGACAAAATATATCCTCTCAACGCCATgtgtttctcttttctttttcttttttttgggggggtgggggttTCAGTTTGTGTTAGGACACCAGGAGTTGGGACTATCCAAAACCATGAACCAAGAGACTCCTTCCTACCATTGTAGTTGTTGTTAAAGAAAAGTTGCATAGACATATTTTGCAATTCCATGTTAAAAATGTATTCTTGTACACTTCCACTCAAAGACTGGTAAAGCTCTGGCATAAATGTCAAACAGTTGATAGTTCCTCTGAGAAAGCAGGCCAGAATTTGTTTCCATGTGGATTGAAGCATTTTCCTGCTATCATCACATCTGTCTTTCCACAATCAATTGATCAGCCATGTTGCATTCATTGTTCTAGTTCAAATGAAtgattattttagataaaattgtcaaaatctctaatttttctttcattgtgTCCCAGATTTTGGTGTCTTGCTTTGTGAAAACCTCACATTTCGAGGAGTACCTGTGTGTCAAGGTAAGTCGTTTATTTTGCTTGGACTTCTGTGATTGAGAATAGATGTCTTGTGCAGCTTACAACTAAAACATATAATGACAGCATGGAAATTTGACCATCCagaatgaaatttatttactttgttTGCAAGTAAAGAGAAAAAGGAACTTTGTAGTATTGACTAATCGAGGAAGGCTATCTTCCCTCATAAAAAATCAGAACTCCTAAGAAGCACAAGGACTTGAGGCTGTATCCCCAAGATAAAACCCTACAGATTAGGGAATTACAGAGAAAAAATGTGTCCCTAGTGCAAGAGCTCACTGCTTTGCGAGGGTTGAGGGAGGATCATCTTACCATCACATTGCAAAAAGACCATTTCCAGATGGTGACCTTCTAGTCACAAAGGATCACCTTACCATTGCTTCTAAGGCTTGCCCTCTTGATTAGGGAATTACAAAACCAATGGAATTTGAACTTAATTATAGAACAACTATTCCAACACAACTGGAGATGAAACTACTCATTTCCCTTAGCAGCCACTCACAAAATATGTAAGAACCCAGAAATGAGTACATGTGCGCTCTAATGAAGCAGCATAAGACTCTAATATGAGCATATTATCATGGGCTCACATCCTAAAAGCAATTGTTGTTACATGTGGCTGAGCAAGACCTTATATACTCATGTAGTACTCTTATCTCCAACAGATTGAGAATTATATGCTCTCTCATCCAATCACGCGAAGTCCTCATTTTGGCTCACACTTCCCTAGGGAATGCAGGGTAGCTTGAGTCTACCTTGACTTTGCTGTCCCTAATGGGGCCCATAATGATAATAAAGGAGTGACTCCCCTGGatcttgctctgataccactgtcaTGGGCACACATCCTAAAAGCAATTGTTTTCAAATATAGTTAAGACACGACCTTATATACACCTATGTGGCACTCCATCTACAACCAATGTGGGACTAGACAAATATGCTAGCATCATTGACTACAAACAAGTTAAACAATACAACTTAGGAGCCATTCTTTATCATGCCCCAAACAAACAACTGTTGTAGTTTAAAACCAGTTACCAAACAAGCACCACTTGGATTTTTTAAATTCTGTAATTGGTCTTGGCATTTTGTAAGTCTTAAACATCATTATAGTCTTAAAGAGAGTAGCTTGAAAATTAATTCTGCTTTACATCCTCTTGCACCTGTTTCTCAATGCTGACTAGTGTCCCAGCTAGATGTCTCACTTGATATTGAGCTGGAAACTGTACTTTTACTTCATATGTTAAATGAGAAGGAAAAAAGACTGGCATTCTACCTCACCACTTTAATTGCGCTTGTTTGGGTTTGAGTTTGTGTCTTGTTGCACCAGACTTGGTCCAAATTTTCAACTTCACCCCACCTCACCACTTCTATCCCCTTGTTTGATTTGGGGTTTGAATTTTCCAACATCAGAATTGGTTTGAATTTTTCATCTGAGCAGAGGCATTATTTTAAGTTGTCAGAACTGTTTTTTGATGGTTGTGCCCTGCCCTAAACACGTGGAGGAAAGATTTCCTCAGATTGAAAAAACAATGGAAGAGATCTTTGCTAGATTCCTCAGTTTGAAAACCTGGCTGACATACCAAGGCCGCTTCTAATCACTGATTTTTACACAATATCACTGAATTGAGGAAGACAGAAGGAATACAgaaaaagaggagagaaaggAAAGTGAAAATAAAAGATCCTTGGAAACTGTTTTATTTGATAGTCTCCTTGGGATTCATTAATTCTAAGCACATTTCCGTTCTAACCCTGTGAACTGTAGGTGTTTGTGGATGCAAGTCATTTTGATTCCTTTCTTTGTGTCGCTTGATTTTGTACAATGGTGGCTGTTGAGCCACTTAAAAACACTCATTAACAATTTCAATGAAACAGGAAGCAATATTGCTGGA from Diospyros lotus cultivar Yz01 chromosome 4, ASM1463336v1, whole genome shotgun sequence includes the following:
- the LOC127800408 gene encoding mechanosensitive ion channel protein 2, chloroplastic-like isoform X3 — encoded protein: MPSGGNEIPILKTVATVLTRSCNTLRGTGSPFVLQLVPAVGIIAFSAWGLGPLMRLSRILFLNKSDSSWEKSSTHYVMASYIQPLLLWAGAILVCRVLDPIILPTEASQAVKQRLLNFIRSLSTVLAFAYCLSSLIQEAQKFLMETNESNDARNVGFQFAGKAVYTAVWVASVSLFMELLGFSTQKWLTAGGLGTVLLTLAGREIFTNFLSSVMIHATRPFIVNEWIQTKIEGYEVSGTVEHVGWWSPTIIRGDDREAIHIPNHKFTVTVVRNLSQKTHWRIKTYLALSHLDVNKINNIVADMRKVLAKNPQVEQQRLHRRVFLENINPENQALMILVSCFVKTSHFEEYLCVKEAILLDLIRVIRHHRARLATPIRTLHKIYGDADIENVAFADTSFASSRAAGNRPLLLIEPSYKINGDNKTKAPTRTQRANEEKDAEVESELTSDSAADVKGRFTSTDETKTDDKVASAASLNGSSSSKVSAVSIPDTKIPNAESADSADDSEKQQIKKNARGGMSKMNPVDMSSGSAGESASEKPDRPSTTTTPHAKQDLERPTTISQPVSRPAALEDNIVLGVALEGSKRTLPIEEEAPPSSVSNAEAKELAASAGTGKKDEQIPTIPATKRSDHPEKER